The sequence below is a genomic window from Bacillota bacterium.
ATTGAAACCGGCGGCAAGCAGTTGTGCGTCCGCGAAGGAGACACGGTACGGGTTGAAAAGCTCGCGGCCGAAAACGGCGCCCAAGTCCTTTTCGACCGGGTGCTTTTAGTCAGCACGGACGAAGGCGTGAAGATCGGCCGGCCGCTGGTCCCGGGCGCCCGGGTGACCGGCCGGGTGCAGAAACAGGGGCGCGCCAAGAAGATTATTGTTTTCAAGTACAAGTCCAAGAAGAACTACCGGCGCAAGCAGGGGCACCGTCAGCCCTACACGCAGGTGGTAGTGGAGAAGATTGAGTTTTAGTCCATTGGGGAGGTGACAAAAAATGGCCCATAAAAAGGGAGTAGGCAGCTCAAGGAACGGCCGGGATTCAAGGGCCCAGCGCCTGGGAGTCAAGCGGGGCGATGGGCAGTTTGTCACGGCCGGGAGCATTATCATCAGGCAGCGGGGGACCAGGGTCCATCCCGGGCGCAACGTGGGGATCGGCGGCGACGACACCCTGTTCGCCAAGACGGACGGGTATGTCAGTTTCCAGCGCCAGGGCAAGGACCGCAAGACGGTCAACATAGTTCCCGCCGCCACCCTGTAGCGGCGTCTGTTCAGGGGCCAGCCTTTAACCGGGCTGGCTTTTGTTTTGTCGGGGAGGTTTTGAGAATGTGGACCCCCGGAGGGCTCGCCACCGGAATCGGCAGTCTGCCGTACACGAGTCCGGAGCAGGCACTGAATCTCGTGGCGGCGTACTTGCCGGACATGCCCCACTGGCCGCAACTGCCCGGTTTGGGCCCGCAGGAGGGTTTCGTGCTCCAGTTCCTGTGCCCCCTGCTGGAAACCGGGCTTTTGGAGCAAAACGGAGACAAGGTTTGCTTTGCCACCGGCGCCCCCGACTGGCCCGAACGGATGGCCGCGTTCTATGCGCTGTACCTGGCGGCGGAGGAAGGTGACCGGGAGGCCCTGGAGCGGTTCGCCATCCCGCGGGAGGCGGCCTCGGGGTTTCACGCCTTCTTGGAACGAGCCCCGGCCGGACCGGCTGGTTTTGTGAAAGGACAGGTCGTGGGGCCGCTGACCGCCGCCTTTCAGTTGACCGATGCCGAGGGCCGTCCCGCGTATTACGATGAACAATTGCGTGACCTGGTGG
It includes:
- the rplU gene encoding 50S ribosomal protein L21, coding for MYAIIETGGKQLCVREGDTVRVEKLAAENGAQVLFDRVLLVSTDEGVKIGRPLVPGARVTGRVQKQGRAKKIIVFKYKSKKNYRRKQGHRQPYTQVVVEKIEF
- the rpmA gene encoding 50S ribosomal protein L27 gives rise to the protein MAHKKGVGSSRNGRDSRAQRLGVKRGDGQFVTAGSIIIRQRGTRVHPGRNVGIGGDDTLFAKTDGYVSFQRQGKDRKTVNIVPAATL